GGAGCACCCGTTTACCTGGCCGCAGTGATGGAATATTTGGCCGCTGAAGTGTTGGAATTGGCAGGAAATGCCGCTCGTGACAACAAGAAGACCAGAATTATCCCACGTCATCTGCAGTTGGCTATCCGTAATGACGAAGAATTGAATAAGCTGCTGTCGGGTGTAACTATTGCTCAAGGCGGAGTTTTGCCCAACATCCAAGCTGTTCTACTGCCCAAAAAGACCGAGAAGAAAGCTTAAATAAACAACGAATTCGAATTACATGAAAACCGAGAACCCAACCGTCCTTTTCAGGACGACAAAACATTCTTAACTAAGagtaacaatattttttttgcc
This portion of the Toxorhynchites rutilus septentrionalis strain SRP unplaced genomic scaffold, ASM2978413v1 HiC_scaffold_44, whole genome shotgun sequence genome encodes:
- the LOC129782184 gene encoding histone H2A, which gives rise to MSGRGKGGKVKGKAKSRSNRAGLQFPVGRIHRLLRKGNYAERVGAGAPVYLAAVMEYLAAEVLELAGNAARDNKKTRIIPRHLQLAIRNDEELNKLLSGVTIAQGGVLPNIQAVLLPKKTEKKA